One Engraulis encrasicolus isolate BLACKSEA-1 chromosome 4, IST_EnEncr_1.0, whole genome shotgun sequence genomic window, TTCTTGTGTTTCAGTGGCCAAGGCATCTCGTCTGGTCCCAGCATGGACACATCGGACCTGGACTCCGCCCTGCAGCAGAGGGAGAGGATTGTGGGTATTCCACGCGCACTGGCATCAGAGGCCTCCATTAAGATCAAGCAGGCAGCAGCAGGTGGGCGTCACTCATAGCTCATCTATCTTTTAAATTACAATATTTTACAGTAGGACTTACAGTCTAATTTATTTTGTCACGTAGACTAATTTACCAATcagttttattttcatttcaattttatttttacGGTTTCGGTTTCATAAGTGTTTCGAGACCATGGTCTATGGTGATATTGTACTTTAAACAATACAGTGGATATCATATTATCTCCAGAAGACATTTCAATCATGCAGCTGATCTCTCTGTAGATGAGGCAATAAGTGTTAAGAGTGCAGGCAGAAGGAATATGTCCTTTCTCAATTCCATTTTCTCTAGCTCTGCTGTACAAAAATATAAGGTGTGCAGACAATAATCGGTATGAGCAGGGTAGGATGAAGAATGCCTCTCAACTTCTCTCAACAAAATACTTAAATGTGTGTACTGCTTCCATTTTCAGCCCGAGCATCCCTTGGACAATGAGGTTTATGGCGTGGACTACTCCCCAAGATCCAGCTTTTAAAATCAATATCAAGTATTTAATGTCACCactaatgtttttttatttatgacCCACGAGTATTTTTTTTTAGATAGGACATGTGTAATTTAACCTTTATCCTGTTGGAAGGCCAATACATCTGCTTTGCTATTTTGTTAATACGGCATGCTGGTTTGTTCTGCACTTGTGATTGTACATGTTTGACccgaaaaacagagaaaaaaacaaacttcACTTATACCTTTGAATGTGACTTTGTCTGGTCTAGTTTTCACACATCTCTTAAGGAATCTGTCATCTTAGTTTGGAAAAGGCATCTTTTTTTATACAGTGACTAAAACGTGTACAGTGTAAACTACATTCTGAGCACTTTTAATTCTACTGCAAAGTAATATTTTGCTTCTGGTATTTCGTATGAATTAAATGCCATGGTCCAACATCTATTTGCCTGTACAGTTCCTCTAAGTCTAATAAATCAATTCTCTAATAAGACATGTGACAATTAGCAGCAGGTAGTAAACAGTGACAAGGTACTCACAGGTTCTTGAATTTGACTTAAATGATATTAAGACAGACACTGACATTTCCCAAAGTCTATGTCGAGTCGAAGTGTATCAGCTTTCGTAATAACgatcagtgattggatactctttggtgaactctatcctatcactgggcgtgaccaggctgacacacttccaaggctcatacacttggcATTGGGAAATAGTGACTGCCTCTGCATTTTGCATTAGGTGAAATTGGTGCTTCTTCAGTGAACTCTGTGCCAGGGCctaaataatttatttagtccCTGGCACAGAGGTCACTGAAAAAGCACCAATGGTCAGGGAGTAAAATGtgggaaggggaggaaaggatGGACCCAACACCATTGAGGAGAGAAGACCACAGTGAGCAGACGACACTCTCGTTTCTGTACTTTTCAACTTTATGAATATCATTGAAAAAGTCCAACACAACGGAGCAGGATTTTTACAAACAAATCATCACAGACGACTACGGAAACATTTAACACAAATAAAAGTGTCATGTCACatttagaaaagaaagaaaaaaacaaacacactctgtctctccctgtctcctccttTTAGGAAGATTTTACAAATGTCATTTTGAGGCCGTTTTTCTTGTCGTCTTCTTCGTCGTCGTCTGCCGAgtccttctcatcttcctcttcctcttcatcctcctccgcGCTAGAGCCCTGCTCAGAGGATGAAGGGCTTTTGCTGCGGTCTCTGGGCTCGGGGGCCTTGGACGCGTCTGTGGAGGGGTTGGAGGGGTTGGGGCTGTGGGGCTTCTCTGCTGCAGCGGGGGGCTCCTCTGGAGCTAAAGGTGGAGGCGGCTCAGGCTGTGGAAAAGGGGGGAACAGGTTTAGGTTTTGAGGAAGGGCTCTCTAGTTAAATAAAAACCAGACAGGACCGTGGTGAGAGAGACAAGAAACAAGTTGGGGGAGAGAGCCATGTCGCCCCACTAAATTAGtaatcttggtaacactttattttagggatacatctataagcactaatacatacaatgttaatgcctgtataagtaacttgtaaggcatgtactaaacaaacgctaaggcctactaggtccttactaaggttaaattggtaataaatcccttattgtgcatgaacaagacatttgagaatacatgcctaacaaatgtttgactttgctttgtacatgccatacaagttacttatacagggacattgtatgtattagttctaatagatgtatccctaaactaaagtgttaccgtaatctTATATGGATTTAAAGGGAAAGCATGACAGACATACAgcacactcaccggccactttaacACCTATACAACTGTTCGTTGAcacaaatttctgatcagccaatcacatggtggcaactcaatgcatttatgcatgtagacatggtcgagatgaccTGATGccgttcaaaccgagcatcataatggagaagaaaggttatttaaaatgACTTTGAACTAGGCGtggctgttggtgccgaaagggctggatttgagtatttcagataTACTGATCTACTGGTATATTCACACACAACAATCTCTAGGGTATACAAAGAAtggtctgaaaaagaaaaaaaatacagtgagcaGCAGTTCTGTGGGCAAAGATGCCTTGTTGACGGCAGAGGtaagaggaaaatggccagactggtttgagctgatacaaaggcaacattaagtcaaataaccactcattacaaccgaggtatgcataagagaatgtCTGATTCagatcttgaggcaaatgggctacagcagcagaaaaccacatttggtgccactcctgtcagctaaggacaggaaaatgaggcaacaatttgcacaggctcaccataaacgacactagaagatcggaaatatgttgcctggtctgatctactgcaacactcaggtgggatggccagaatttggcgtcaagaaaatgaaaatatggatctaccctgccttacatcaacgtttcagatATAATGGCATatggatattttcttagcacagttGGGGCCAaatagtaccaatttatctttgttggaattccacagcctacccaagtattgctataggccagggatggggaacctttttcattcgagggtccacttcaaattcatccgagggccgtaaaagtcctccgagggccatactatgaacacaaaccaggatttccccctgcactttaggcctatattgaaggcagccacctttaaccctttgaggagtaccataacaaatatgtgattagaattttgtcaaaatgttgagttctcattatgatgtcataaggactttgcaagatttttaacacagacttctatggaaGCTGTAGAGTGTTCGATTAAAATTCTAaaagaactgggggaaaatccttactcctcaaagggttaaaacagaccccacattctcctggtcccctgaatataacttcattgtattgcaaatgtattttctaagatcccattacaaaatatgtgtatatatttcatgtgaagcggcataACAATAACATCACATTGGGGGCCTTATAAAACgggctcaagggccgcaaatggccctcgagacataggttccccacctctgttaTAGGCAGtgaaggcagttctgaaggcaaaagggggtccaatccAGCACTAGGGAGGTaatcctaatgaagtggccggtgagtgtacattGCTTAGGATAGCTTAAGCAATTTatgccaacaactccacaaaatttcattaaAATCTATGAAAGCCCACCAAGGAAACTCTCACTCATACTCCACAGCCCACCATGCTTACAgcacgcaacaaaattgcatttatgcctcatccgtgcaagggagcagtgcggcgggacagtatcATGGAGGACAATGGGAAAGAGCACTAGCTAACTActcgccccaccaacctggtgggttgggagtctgactggcaacctttgggctacacgtcTTGACagcctaactgcttacccacgaCTGACCTGCCATAACCATTAGAGGGTacagcatactgcacacaaccaTAGTCCGCCCACCTCACTGAAGCCCAGCCCACACTCTCTGCAGGATCTTATAGAGCACAAGAAATACAATTATAACTGTTGAAGGGACAGTATTGGTGCGCTGTATACATGagactcctccctctcctctccccatgttgttattatgctttcttaatgccgcctgtctacctgcctggtccatgtctaccctacccctcccttcccttgtcttatactgtattgtgtattgtgtatgtaatGTACAGGTGGGTTGACAGGTCTTCTTATGGGCACTGCTTTTGCGGCGACTGCACCTtgtgtggtgagaacgaatttccccttagggacaataaaggctactactactactactactacatcaaTCTATCCTCCACCCACCTCAATACAGCCATGCCCACTGGAGCATCTGGAGGATCTTAACGTGTATGATATTATTATAACTATTAGAGGGTACAGTACAATGCCCACCACCCTAATCCACCCACCTCACTGACACCCAGGCCACAGTGTCTGGAGGATCTTAAAGTGCACATgtaatattataataattattagaaGGGACAGTATTGGTGTAGCCTGataatcattgactttcaaatctcttcgagacttggtctgaagagcataacaattaacatttcccaaatggcctccctcggtttgctaatgattgtttgcttcccaacaaagtgggaggagttcccgtattttgcgggaacacagaaagtacttgcatcgactcttgacctgactggtagcaacgctgaagctgttgcgtcactaggagggcacggcctgggtAGTATTGGTGCACAGCACACtacggctgtaacgatacactcaactcacgattcggtttgtatcatgattcatgacctacggttcgatacaccgcACGATTTCACATTAGCCAACATTATACATTTTATGAATGAAAACTAtggtagtttataggtagaataggttacaaggaGCTACTaatcatttttttaaagtttctatataactagactgcctgtgcagtcgccttcgactgcttaaggtatatccccgaaacgcgacgcttccagtcccccatcattcctaccactcccgtccaccatttcgtaaacgtatatgatacatacagacgtgacatgacgtgcataggcttaaaaccaaacgactattgtgaaaatgaagcaaaaaatggggcaaatggtaatactgttttaatggttcagtggatataccacattaggtacagtgtaataaccagtgtaacaatatttaatacaatgtaattttttacttacatcatgtgtttgtgcgtaagtggtattacatggtattgcatattgttacactgatattacactatattacatggtattgcatactgttacactcgttattacgctgtacctgatattgcatattgttacactggtattacactagtattacatgggttgttacattggttattacactgtacctaatatggtagattcaccgaaatggtgaaccattaaaataaggtgttaccgggcaaatcaatccacccagtcagaagttatgggccaaatgaaaattccgccattttgaaagtgttgtcttccaaactcgaatcagttcatgaacctaccctagagcattcacacaccaaaatctgggacaaatccatccacccggtcattagttatgggccaaagaataattcggccatcttgaattcagccatcttgaaagtgttgacctccaaactcgaatcagttcatgaacctaccctagagcattcacacaccaaatctgggacaaatccatccacccggtcagaagttatggaccaaacaaaaattcggccatcttgaattcagccatcttgaaagtgttgacctcccaactcgaagcagttcatgaacctaccctagagcattcacacaccaaatctgggacaaatccatccacccggtcagaagttatggaccaaacaaaaattcggccatcttgaattcagccatcttgaaagtgttgacctccaaactcgaatcagttcatgaacctgccctagagcattcacccaaaaaatctgggacaaatccaaacatccgttcaaaagttatcgcgttaacacgaaagaccttacgcggcggacgcggcggacgcggacgcggacgcggacgcggcggcggcgcacgcaaaaccattacatccccgacgctccgcgtttcggggatataataatgatgatgcttggaagcactatcacttcatatcatgtggttgttttctgggcagatgggtatcaaaaacattaaaagggcgtatcacgatacagtattgtgtctctgtgtatcacgatttctcggttcgatacaatatcgttacagccctactgtacacatccattatccatccatccattcctccatAATCCACCCACCTCGCTGAAGCCCAGGCCAACGTGTCTGCGGTTGCGTCCGGACAGCATCCCGTCCAGGCCCTGCTGGTACTGCTGCTCCAGCTCTGCGTTCATCCTCTGGTCCTCAGTACCTACAGGAACGTcacagtgcattacattacactacacgcacatgattttttttatatCCAAAAAGGTCAAACAAATGAGGACACACTACAATTGGCACAATTACATGACTCCCCATCACAGGAGGGAGTAGTGTGCTGTGAGGGCAAATTACACGTTTTCCATGCCACACCAAAACACCAACATACTGTGTTAAACATGTCAGTGGCACATAAAGGTAACTTATCTGAAAGAAATGCATTATGCTGGTGGCAAATATTGATGAATGAATGTTATGTGACGTGTGACGTCTAATGTGAATGTGACAAACAGCTATTACaatattttttttgctgtttgcttACCAGAGCGGAAGTGAGATGTAGACTTGTGATCTCCAATGACAAGCCGTCCGGTGGGTTCTCTCTAGAAAAGACATGTAAAGGTCAAATTCATCATCATTCACCACAATGACAGAatatggaacaaaaaaaaactttgcatgatgccagtgtTTAAGAGCCATGTGCCAAAATGTAATTTCGCAACTGTTCTGCAAAACTGCagccgggtcaaagacgtctttgtcattcagtgttacggacaccttccgccgactgtaactgcaaaaaaacatgatttcaatgtttccatgtttccatgtttcaagtgaatggatgacagccaaggctttcatgaattccctgtgacaatacataaataaaaagagtcatgtttattacagttacagtcagcagaaggcatccgttacactgaatgacaatgccgtTTTACACGTCTTTCACCCAGCCGTTGTATTAGTGCCAAACTATTAATGCACCTGGACTGTGCGATGTATGGACTGTGCTATGCAGTTGTTTATTGTATTTACTAGTATTTCTCATTCATGTTGAGTCAGATGTCAGATATTTGTGACGAAATCCCTCCGTCAGTGCGACAACATACCTGTCCGAGTTGCTGCCCTCTGGCCTGGGACTATAAAGAGTTccagataaaaaaacaaaaacaaggttcCTGAACAGGTATAAATGTCCTTTTATGCCCACATGTGTTCATTTACTTAATGCAAATCGCTAACTGACATCTCTGTCTGGTAatgctatgtgtgtatgtacatgattGTATGTATGGAGAGATACCCACTATGAACTGTGGTTATCTATCTGTTGGACCTTCATGTgttatatgttgtgtgtgtggaagcTTTGTGAatatccaagacaaatttcccacAAGACCATTAAGCAATCGTGACTCTTGACATACAGACCTTCCCTGCGCCCATCAGCCTGAGGAACTTCTGCCTCCTCTCATCTGTTCCCAGGTCAGCCCCCGACCACTGAGTGTTCTCACCCTGAAAGTCACAGCAACACATTGGCACAGCTCAGTGCCTGATTTCACGATTGGCAGCGTTTTCAAGGAGAACATCTAGCCATTAGATTTTTCTTATTTCATAAATCGTTGAAGTTTCAGGCTCTTTCTTCTACAATCAGGCATTACGTAACATTTAGTGGATGCTTTGATCCAGAGCGACTTAAAGTTATTTAGGTAGCCTACTACAGGGTACTGAATATAAGTCCCTTGACCAATTGTGAAGTTACTCATTGTTTAAAGCCACTTCAGTCTGGGATGCTATGGGGTTAGAATCTGCAATCTCCTGAATCTAAGAGTACCAAACTCCTAACCATTCATTCAGAGTAGCATCACTTAATCATGTTTCATGTGTAAGGAAAAACTCTGATTCTTCATGAGACATGAatctaaaaaaaacatacatacataacatACACATTCAAAAATGTGCCCTGGTTTCATAGCCAAACTAATAGTCCACAGTCATTAGAAATAGACTCTTCATATTGTAAACAGAACCTGAACAGGCAACCACATCCACAAAGTCAACTATGTTCTAATAAACATATGGGCGGACATTTAGTGTTTTTGAAACCACATAATTGTTTATTACCTTGATACTATTCGGGTAACGAACACAGCGCTCACAAACCCAACCTGTATACATCTGCGACTAACTAAGCTCTGGAAAATTAGAGGGAAGCAACAGAGCTGCTGCGTAGCCTTACAAGCTAACAAACCCTAGCAGAAGAATTGAAATGTGTTGGTAGACCAGATAAGCTCACATACTTCATCATTGGGAGATGCGGATCTTTTTGTCCCGTGTCGATCTTGTGTAGAGCTCATTTTATCTGTGCGAATCCAACCTAAAGTACGTTAAACATAACACAATAATGTCCCGTCCACCAACAATCTGCTATTTCATTGGATCATGTTCTTCTGATTTGGGTTGACAGAGGAATAAAAAATATAACACTGAGTTCTTCCGGTGAAGGCACAAGTTTTACCAAAGTAAAAGTTCGAAAATGCCAGTATTGTTCAGACTGCCAAAATCACGAATTGGGAGTCATTCCTGCAAAGTGATCTGTTTGCTTTTGATACCGATGTTTAAACGGTATTCAAATAGAATGCTCTGCTAACGTGTGTGAAATTCACTACCCACACTTTTGCACTGTTATTTTGACATAAACATGTAAACCGGAAGTATTACCTACATTCACCATGTCcagtttgaaaacacaaatgGTTTAGCCGTTCTTGTGCGAGAATTTCAGTTAAATATAGTTGCTGTCTGCATGTTATTGCACAATCTGTGATCTTAACAGAAATTCAGGGCACTCGTCGCATTTTTTAGAAAaccagaggacagacagacagacagtaatcGTAAGAGTTAATTCTCCTTCGAGTGAACTAAACAGCTAACACAGttagctactttgccattcatttcagctTGATCGGTAAGGTCCTCACAACAGATATTGTGCCTTCGAAGAGCAgtatcaaacaaaacaaatagtaCGTTGTTATTGGTGCTTGCCTCGGCAGAGTGAGTTTTCGACTTTCCACTGTCTGCTGGTCCTTCATTTAACCGCCAAGATGAGTTTGGCGTCTTCCCGAGAGCAGCGAAAAACGGCAGGCAATCGCATGTCAAAGTTGCTGGATGTTGAGGAAGAAGACGAGTTCTACAAGACGACATATGGAGGTTTTAACGATGTACGGATTTTAATAATGCCTCGTTGCTTATTTGTACAACCCTGTGATCCGATCAATGTCAACTCAGTTCTAAACACACACGGCAAAACCTAGGTATCGTACATTTGTCCTCTGGTGTGTTTTATGTTAACCTTTTGTTGTTTTCTGATGTAGGAATCGGGCGATGATGAGTATAAAGGTGATCATTCAGACTCCGAGGATGAAGTTGACAGCGATTTTGACATTGATGAAGGGGATGAGCCAGACAGTGAACAAGAGGAGGATGCACCTCGTCGAAAGAGTCGGGTGGTCACCAAAGCCTACAAGGTGACTGACAATATTTCCTTACTGACGTGATGGTTTCACCTAGAGAATATTATAATTTATGGGACATGGAAAGGGCAGCGCACAGCACATGGCCTCACCATAACATGCGCAGTAGCTAAATGGAAGCAAGCAGAGTTCAACATGCTAAGCAGCCAGCAACTACATAAAGGTGCGGTATTTCATTCTCACATTGAACCTATTCTTTTTTCTCAGGAACCAGTGAAAGTTGTCAAACCTAAACCAAAGAAGCCGTCTGTTGAGCAGAAGAAAACGGAACGAGTCAAGACCCCTCAGAAACGTACAGCTCAGGTGTTCCAGGACTTCGCAGAAAGTAAGTAGATTATTATGGCCTGACAACTTGCATGTTAACTAAACACACCACTGTTTCCTGACTGATTGTTCACTAAGGCCAACATTTCCAGGGATGTATTTCCCTTAACATTGATGCAACAATTGCACAAAATCAGCTTTCTGGAGTGTAGGACGACACTTTTTTGGACCACTGTGTGCACCTCACTGTGTGTTAACACAATACAAGGAAGCAAAATGACTAAATCACCAAGCCAAATTTTGTTCAAATCTGTGCAATAAGGCCTGAATAAACATAGGTATCTGAATGAGGACAGGTGTCTGATTTCCCTTGAAATGGCCCTAATGAAAAACCACTGACACCAACCCTCGTAACATCATGATCCTCCACCTCTATCTCCACAGTTCGCAAGTCAGTGCGACAGTCTACCAGCGAGCACACTCGTAAAACCAACCTGCGGCTGCAGCTGCGTCAAGAGGCCCCCAGGAGGCGCCGTGGAGCACACCATGACCGGCCCCTCACTCAAGACGAGCTGCTGGCAGAGGCCAAAGTCACTGCCGAGGAAAACCTCAGGTCACTTGGTaagagcagacgtgggcaaactcaggcccgggggccacatgcggccccttgggccatttcatgtggcccccagagactttacaagaaagacaacttttaaatccaaattcaaacagttactcaacattcttaaaatgctacctaaagcAAGAGTCTTGTGAATTTAAGATCAACTAAAGACATGGGCTTCATCTAAATACCTtctacaatgtgcaggaatatcatggCTGCCAAGTTATGTCAGCGTACACcgttttattattgacacgggcaagttgtctgtggcatccggcccttcggtcagtattgtaaacccaatgtggccctcgggccgaaataattgcccacACCTGTTGTAAGAGCAGAAGAAGATCATTAaacggacactgtgtgagatttttagttgtttatttctagaattcgtgctgctcattcactaatgttacctttttcttgaatacttaccaccagcatcaaattcaagtattcattatgactggaaaaaatacatttttcatacatgaaaagggggatcttctccatggtccgccattttgaatttccaaaaatagccatttttagctgcaaaaatgactgtacttggaccatactagaaaatatttgtttattactaagtaaactttcatgtaaagatcaaatttggcaataggcagcccagtttcaatgagcagcatagttgcagtaccttttttgaccatttcctgcacagtgtccctttaaggaatgcATTGTGAAGCCTTGGCCTGATGGTTCAAGGAAGTCTGTTTTGGAatgggaaggttgcaggttcagatCTCACAGCAGCATAACAGCTAACGTCACATTGCTCATGGGACTATACCCAATACCCTGTGCGGCTGTGCCTATATAACTAAGTCACTATGGATTGAAGTGCGtgctaaatgtaatttaatgaagGGGAAATTATAATATTAGTTTAACAATTTGCAACATATTTAATAAAAAAGCTGCACTcttgggtgtaattcttgcagtttttaGACAGACGTTtaggcctaagccttcttcagcgtctttaccaACTTTACCAACCAGACTTTGTAAGAAACAtatgtattaggttcattatgtctaactgttaaacTTGAACACTTTAGGCTTTTTCatatcttaaggcaaaagaaaacctaaagtgtttgtaagaaacagttgggagttgagtgcactttctaAAAAGACAACTTGCAACATGACATTTCTTGTTAATTTTTTGTGGTCCACAGAGAACTATGAGAGACTGGAGGCGGACAAGAAGAAGCAGGTTCACAAGAAGCGACGTTTCGATGGGCCGACCATCCGCTACCACTCCGTGCTCATGCCTCTCCTGTCCGACTCGCTCCTCAAGGAAGAGAATGTGGACGTAGAGGGGTATGTGGTTCACTTATTGACTCCTGTGGTGTGAGGGTCTGCTACAAAGATGATTTGTTTTTGCCTGGTATTAACCAAGTAGCTGCAGCCCCTTCCTTATTTGCTATACCAGTCTAATGCCGGGATAGTGAGACAAGTTGCAATAGTGAGTTGGCCAAAAATGTATGTCCTGGTGTTATCACACCTTTGTAAGGCCCTCGATACGCTTGCCGCACGCCACCGCGTgcgaccgactgcacatgcttgctttaaaagcagtagaccaacacgcacAATACTGGCGGTGtcctccagggggcagagagagcagcATTGCCATCCGGAAATTTGGAAAACGAACTGtaaggaaacaaaaacaaaaaaataaggaCTCCCCAAGAGAAGATACTGCTACTCCTACAtttgcatgctcctttttcaaagtgcaacggggaagtatgatcacaaatgtttgtaatttcggacaagctcaatgaCACACTCTTAATTAAAAGTTGTCGCAATTGTCATTTTCACCAGAAGAACttgcgtggaactgtgcagtctttcttacgactgcctccagcgagtttgaagatatcgcacctaacgCACGTGTATGGATGCAGTATCTAACGCGTGcgaaattgacatgaaatacgcatgttaacgcgttcatgcacGAATGGAGGCAGTATCTAATGCAcacaaaattgacatgaaatatgcATGTTAACAGATTCATGCACGAAATGTGCCCGTGCACACACGTCCTGCCGCAAGCATATCGAGGGCCTAACAATTTCGTAACATGTAGGAAAATGTTAATGGTGTGTAACCTAAAGAATCTCCAAGGTCCCATATCATCTTTTTTGTACTTTTGCTACAGAAAACCATTTACTTGCACTGGCCTAGCACATCAACCTCTGGAATTAGAGGAACTGCTTGGAATataaaaaaaagtctaaaaaatgtCTCCCTCCACACGTCTAAAACTAACTATTGACTAATTAGATCTAAATCATAAATTGTCATTTTA contains:
- the LOC134446963 gene encoding vacuolar protein sorting-associated protein 72 homolog, whose product is MSLASSREQRKTAGNRMSKLLDVEEEDEFYKTTYGGFNDESGDDEYKGDHSDSEDEVDSDFDIDEGDEPDSEQEEDAPRRKSRVVTKAYKEPVKVVKPKPKKPSVEQKKTERVKTPQKRTAQVFQDFAEIRKSVRQSTSEHTRKTNLRLQLRQEAPRRRRGAHHDRPLTQDELLAEAKVTAEENLRSLENYERLEADKKKQVHKKRRFDGPTIRYHSVLMPLLSDSLLKEENVDVEGLDQDAPQPTTSTSSTSSSSAPTSSSQGSSGTAGSASGSGSGLCSRTYITFSDDDAMAMVFPAATRGSAPQLPVQEVCPVTHKPALYRDPVTDIPYANARAFRIIREAYRKYVAAHGFPVTEVTGSGAGASAGGATEASSASTSAAPPKGLCQKTLVKQAVAAT
- the c4h11orf58 gene encoding small acidic protein isoform X1; this translates as MSSTQDRHGTKRSASPNDEGENTQWSGADLGTDERRQKFLRLMGAGKSQARGQQLGQREPTGRLVIGDHKSTSHFRSGTEDQRMNAELEQQYQQGLDGMLSGRNRRHVGLGFSEPEPPPPLAPEEPPAAAEKPHSPNPSNPSTDASKAPEPRDRSKSPSSSEQGSSAEEDEEEEEDEKDSADDDEEDDKKNGLKMTFVKSS
- the c4h11orf58 gene encoding small acidic protein isoform X2: MSSTQDRHGTKRSASPNDEGENTQWSGADLGTDERRQKFLRLMGAGKREPTGRLVIGDHKSTSHFRSGTEDQRMNAELEQQYQQGLDGMLSGRNRRHVGLGFSEPEPPPPLAPEEPPAAAEKPHSPNPSNPSTDASKAPEPRDRSKSPSSSEQGSSAEEDEEEEEDEKDSADDDEEDDKKNGLKMTFVKSS